One genomic segment of Clostridiisalibacter paucivorans DSM 22131 includes these proteins:
- a CDS encoding S-layer homology domain-containing protein, whose translation MRYNKSTGYAKFLVALLVISLIMGLIVPYVVGIDRVHGSEYSYSDLATMAAKDTIDRFWEGTKVDGEHGNINNYDIYVLSKAKLDVTSYVYEEKSLKDNAIKLLDKGDGNLKNMAYGYLAMDALGEDSRAEHLKEKLLERYDDMGNGAFTDNIFVNMPVFEVMGKSGLIDELNLEKTLKYILKEQDKETGTWGSAYGPDFMTTTQAIKSLIYLREHASDETPVENAIEKGIEWVKEQQKSDGSIQYGWDDTLVDTAEAISILDLLGEDLNSWKKGNRGPIDYFRESALNDNGSFGDNKNIPNNTAALETYLRLGGEVDGEYILDNKDDPDGELDPNIPIEDLYVYIEVNGYKDKIVSNTKIKISEDETVMSVTKRLLKKEDLDYETKGGYIKSIDGLTEFDKGAKSGWMFNVDGDTQGAADAYELRGGEEIEWFYTSDYTSDSRNNRFIDEDIKTDIDAGIDELEDIIEEGKIDEADIENAIDNIMDKFEQLNKEDDRTERGILADIADISDVISRAIEEVTSQKILEKIQDVNGELMDELIKISKDSDKEDMKEVILDILDMTEYTMLNMKDMKKVEDILEKRIEEIGEIFDNAGKNNLEDLEIKIIDIVDDSISNISGENLTDKDGLVQGDITIFKLNGQILKDISKDIKKKIKKFEDIIEKNGVRQNRRLNSRVNINIDEVDTNTIKINVPVEGIKNSVDSIILNTEFSTLDIPVSNYSEVEISEIEITKVNRDSLTEAEKLNVPKDGEIVNILDENNNINKPVKVSLTYGKKNTNGDNLTVCYISDSGQLEYMGGIYNKNTNRITFFTNHFSKYFVKEVQKDFKDLKGYDDEKHAIITMANKGMIKGKGESKFDPDANITRAEFSALATRVMKYSKGESMPFEDVNKGEWYYDSISAAYNNGLIQGKNKSEFDPLGNITREEAVKILGQMLKNRGYIDETVEDLSLFRDANEIAQWSRPYISLLIKNGVIVENDGVKFNPKKKVNRAEMALMIYRMYEKLFN comes from the coding sequence GCCACAATGGCAGCAAAGGATACTATAGATAGATTTTGGGAAGGTACAAAAGTTGATGGAGAACATGGAAATATTAATAATTATGATATATATGTATTGAGTAAGGCAAAATTAGATGTAACATCTTATGTATACGAAGAAAAGAGTTTAAAGGATAATGCCATAAAGTTGCTAGATAAAGGAGATGGTAATTTAAAAAATATGGCATATGGCTATTTAGCAATGGATGCATTAGGAGAAGATAGTAGGGCAGAACATCTGAAGGAAAAATTATTAGAAAGATATGATGATATGGGCAATGGTGCCTTTACTGATAATATATTTGTAAATATGCCTGTATTTGAGGTAATGGGTAAGTCTGGATTGATAGATGAATTGAATTTAGAAAAGACATTGAAATATATATTGAAAGAACAAGATAAAGAAACAGGTACATGGGGTTCAGCATATGGACCAGACTTTATGACTACTACTCAAGCTATAAAATCCCTTATATATTTAAGAGAACATGCTTCAGATGAAACGCCAGTAGAAAACGCAATAGAAAAGGGAATAGAGTGGGTTAAAGAACAGCAAAAGAGTGATGGAAGTATCCAATATGGATGGGATGATACCCTTGTAGATACAGCAGAGGCAATAAGCATACTAGACCTATTAGGTGAAGATTTGAATAGTTGGAAAAAGGGAAATAGGGGTCCAATAGATTATTTCAGAGAATCGGCATTAAACGACAATGGTAGCTTTGGAGATAATAAAAACATACCTAATAATACTGCCGCATTGGAAACATATTTAAGATTGGGCGGAGAAGTGGATGGAGAATATATACTAGATAATAAAGATGACCCCGATGGAGAATTGGATCCCAATATACCTATAGAGGATTTATATGTGTATATAGAGGTTAATGGTTACAAGGACAAAATAGTTAGCAATACTAAAATTAAAATAAGTGAAGATGAGACAGTTATGAGTGTAACTAAAAGATTGTTGAAGAAAGAAGATTTAGATTATGAGACCAAGGGTGGATACATAAAGAGTATCGATGGTTTAACAGAATTTGATAAGGGTGCAAAAAGTGGTTGGATGTTTAATGTAGATGGTGATACCCAAGGAGCAGCCGATGCTTATGAACTCAGGGGTGGAGAAGAGATAGAATGGTTTTACACCTCTGATTATACCAGTGACTCTAGAAATAACAGGTTTATAGATGAAGATATCAAGACAGATATAGATGCTGGAATAGATGAACTTGAAGACATAATAGAAGAAGGCAAAATAGATGAAGCAGATATAGAAAATGCAATAGACAATATAATGGATAAATTTGAACAATTGAATAAAGAAGATGATAGAACGGAAAGAGGAATATTAGCAGATATAGCAGATATATCAGATGTTATTAGTAGGGCAATTGAAGAAGTAACATCTCAGAAAATATTAGAAAAAATACAAGATGTAAATGGTGAATTAATGGATGAATTAATAAAAATATCTAAGGATTCTGATAAGGAAGATATGAAGGAAGTAATTTTAGATATATTAGACATGACTGAATATACTATGTTAAATATGAAAGATATGAAAAAAGTAGAGGATATACTAGAGAAAAGAATAGAAGAAATAGGAGAGATATTTGATAATGCAGGAAAAAATAATCTTGAGGATTTGGAAATAAAAATTATTGATATAGTAGATGACAGTATAAGTAATATTTCAGGTGAAAATCTGACTGATAAAGATGGACTAGTTCAAGGAGATATTACAATATTTAAATTAAATGGACAAATTTTGAAGGATATATCTAAAGATATAAAAAAGAAAATAAAGAAATTCGAAGATATTATTGAAAAAAATGGCGTAAGGCAAAATAGAAGATTGAATTCACGGGTTAATATTAATATTGATGAGGTAGATACCAATACGATAAAAATAAATGTACCTGTGGAAGGCATAAAAAATTCGGTGGATTCTATAATTTTGAATACTGAATTTAGCACATTGGATATACCTGTGTCAAATTATAGTGAAGTAGAAATATCAGAGATAGAAATAACAAAAGTTAATAGAGACAGTCTTACAGAAGCTGAAAAACTCAATGTGCCTAAAGATGGAGAGATAGTAAATATACTAGATGAAAATAACAATATCAATAAACCTGTGAAAGTGTCACTGACATACGGTAAGAAAAACACCAATGGAGATAATTTAACTGTATGCTATATATCTGACAGTGGACAGTTGGAATATATGGGAGGCATATACAATAAAAATACAAACAGAATCACATTTTTTACTAATCATTTTAGTAAATACTTTGTCAAAGAAGTACAAAAAGATTTTAAGGATTTAAAAGGATATGATGATGAAAAACATGCCATTATAACTATGGCTAATAAAGGTATGATAAAAGGCAAGGGAGAATCTAAATTTGACCCCGATGCCAATATTACAAGGGCAGAATTTTCGGCATTGGCTACTAGGGTTATGAAATATTCTAAAGGAGAAAGTATGCCATTTGAAGATGTCAATAAAGGAGAATGGTATTATGACTCAATATCTGCAGCATATAATAATGGATTGATTCAAGGTAAAAACAAATCTGAATTTGATCCATTAGGAAATATAACTAGAGAAGAAGCTGTGAAAATACTGGGGCAAATGCTAAAAAACAGAGGTTATATAGATGAGACTGTAGAGGATTTATCTCTATTTAGGGATGCCAATGAAATAGCACAGTGGTCAAGACCATATATTTCACTCCTTATAAAAAATGGTGTCATCGTAGAAAATGATGGCGTAAAGTTTAATCCTAAGAAAAAAGTCAATAGGGCAGAAATGGCATTGATGATATATAGGATGTATGAAAAATTATTTAATTAG